Part of the Canis lupus dingo isolate Sandy chromosome 14, ASM325472v2, whole genome shotgun sequence genome, GACTACTTTGTATGCAacattttattccaaatattcTGAAGAGATACTGTATATGTggctaaaaagaaaatctgggaagAACATGAATATGATCTATGGTAATCACATAAGGGTATATATTGGGATTGATGTGAGTATATCCCAGAGAGAAATCCTCTGGGTAGTATTGATGCAAGGCCTTTTATCATAGCATGTGGACAGGACTTGTGAGCAGAAAGAATTGCATTTGTGATTGTGAGAAGAGAATGCTTATATACCTTTAAGTTTGTGGATGGAGCAGGGGTAGAGATAAGGTAAGTTTCTAAGGAATTTCTATATGGTGAAAATATTCTACAGGACCTTGGAGGTCTGACAATTAATAAGGTTGCTTTTAGTCTTTAATGAAATATCAACATTGAGGCAGCCAAGAGTCCCTTGAAGAATGTCATAGTGTGCATGCCTCAGGTATTTATCAGCAAGCTGTAAGTCgtaaggagatttaattttaACTACATTTTGTTGTGCCcgagattgtgaatccgagaaaccaccgaggagcccacaccaatgcaaacacatgagggtttatttttatttacaagctcgagcttgggtccaagtgtacccacacagcagagcagagacGTGGACCCccaggtgggtttcagcttagttttaagggctgttctcagggacctccagaagggctggagcaattcttcaagttctgtttacattttgatatagggccttcaagggcattgagctctgttcttattttaataggggcttcctgccactggcttggacTCTGTTTTCATTCTAATAGGgacttcctgcccttggcttgggctctgtttttattctaatatggggctttctaggacgttaaactgtaagctgttttcttcctgtaactgaagtaaggtaaagttcagctcttattcacaggggcctgggatggctgcacttgtgataacgctgaatttaaagtggaatggccttaattttctctgcctccacgcatttctcttgcctttgttctcctcatCAGTATCTTACAAATATCCCTTTTGTATAAAAGCCACAACATTATGGAAGAGAGATTGTATAATATTGCTGATTATATATGGGAAAGCACATATATGTTCTATGACCCAAAACCCCCTGGAAAACTAATAATGCTTGTAGTacagctttctttaaaaattcattcacaaAATCTTACTTACAATTATGTCCCCACCCTAATGCCAAAAGCACTAGGAATTACAAACAACAGTTTCCAAGTTGGCTTTATACTTCTGGGCTTCTCTGAATGGCCCCATCTAGAAATGATTCTCTTCTGGATTGTGATCATCTTGTACACCATGATCATCCTCTCCAACTCAACCATTATCTTGCTCTCTTATGTGGACCCTCATCTCtacacccccatgtacttctttcttagcaatctttctttcttggatCTCTGCTTCACTACAACTGCTGTGCCCCAGATGTTGTACAATTTGTGGGGGCCAGACAAGAGCATCACCTACACAGGCTGTGTCATCCAACTCTCTGTGTTGCTCTGTCTTGGTGCCACAGAAGGTGTCATGTTGGTGGTGATGGCATTTGACCGCTATGTAGCTATTTGTCAGCCCCTGCACTATACAATCATCATGCATCATCAGTTCTGTTGGAAGCTGGTGCTCATAGCCTGGATGTCTGGATTGATGGAATCTGTGACCCAATCCCCCATCACATTCCAACTTCCTTTATACACCCACCACCATTTGGATGATTTTATTTGTGAAGTTCCTGCTTTCATACGCCTGGCATGTGGAAATACCTCTGCCATTGAATGGCAAATGACCATCTCTGCTGACCTTTTCACCATTGTGCCAATGGGGTTAATCCTGACTTCTTATGGCTACATAGCTCAAGCCTTAGGTAAAATCCAATCCAAGGATGGAAGGCAGAAGGCCATTGCCACCTGTTCTTCTCATCTCACTGTGGTCCTCATGTTTTATGGGACAGTGGCCATGGTTTATACAGACCCTAAGAATGACTTTGCTTCAAATTATGGCAAGTTATTCACTTTCTTCTACACTTTAGTCACACCATTGTTGAACCCTCTCATCTATACCCTAAGGAACAAAGAAGTGAAGGATGCTCTGCAAAGACTCCTGAAGAAGTGGATGTGTAAATGGAAAAAGTAGAAATTGATcttttgaacaaaaaaaaagttgaaaatcatGATGTTCACATGCTCTCCATTAGAGATGCTTTGAAtcattattttacaaaagagtAATTTTAATATGAAGGCAGTAATTTGTGACTTATCCTTTATTCCTATGATTTTatgtatcattttgttttaaaaaaaaatctgtacagaAACAATGCCAGCTTTTTACATATAATAAGTAACTCAGAATATCTTTGCCTAGAAAGAGACACTATTCTCAGAGTTAACATTTAAAGCAACATAAGCACCATGAACTAGACAgctttagaaatataataaatcatcTGTTATATGTTTTTAGGAGTATAAAGGACTGTTTACTATGGATTGATTTATGTAGACTTGAATGGAATAAAATTTCCCTGGAGCTTCCCTTGGTTTCTAATACACATgcaatgtttcctttttaaatttaactctTAATAACAACTGGAGTATAAGAAAAGTTATGCTAGTTTCAGATATTGtgctattttctccttttttttggaATTTACACAAGATGAAGCCATGATGGTGAAGTGCCATGGAGACACATGTATTCAGAGGAGATCTCTTATTCCATGAGACACATATATCATTGAATGTCATCCATACTTAATTTAATCTCCACTTGATTACAAATAAGGTAACCATTCAAAAGTATTTATGTATCtgcaaaattaataatatttaatatttttaaattaataacatttgaaaattatacaaataagtaTAAAAACTGTCTCATGGTTTCTCTGTTATCTTCTTTGTTatgaaattatacaaaaataattttgcctatgtctaattaatatttttccagtGAAACTGAGATGTTAAAAAGTAGTCCTGGAAGTTTCCATTAACATTTgctgaaatattctaaaataccATAGAGTTTGTAATATATATCTATTCTCTGATTTATCATAGGATCTTCGGGGTTGTTATCAAATATCATTATCATGAATTAATTAAGCTAGAGGTCTGTGTGTGACATTGATGGAAAAACCTATAGAAAACAGATAGCTTAGAGCTAGAagctaaaattaatatttacaaGAGACCCTTATAAAGGgttatattaacatattaacaaTGTGTATGAGGATACCAAGGTAAAAACAACAGATTGTCAATGCCTTAAAAACATAGgtttatttcttaaacatttaaagTCCAAATTGGGTGACCATGACCTTCTGGGGCAGTGTCTTTTATTTGTTATCTGACATTCCAAGTTGATTTGTCCTTAGGATGTCTCCATTTTTACATGTTCCCAAGACAGAAGACATGACTGGAGGGTCAAGTTCTGATTACTAAATACTTCCTCTCAGAGGTTCTTTGTATCACTCCCTCTCATATTTCCTGGGCTGTAACAAGGCATATGGTCATAACTAACTTGACTTGAGagttttttatatttcccatacTCTAAATGTAGAACAGAAGCAGATGTTAAGAAATAGTGTGATACCTATCACATGGACAAAAGATGTAAGAGGTCTCTCTTTTAAGCTGAAGATGTTTTCTAAAGATGACAAAAAGGGTTATGTTTATTAATAAAGTTGTAGGTTAATCAAGAGTTTCTTCTTCAAAGTAGTTGTATGGATTGAGTGTTTttgtaaaatcctaaaaaaaacttcagagaagaaagaatccCAGAATAACTGCTTGTTGCAGTTTCTGGTGACCAATGCAATAGTATTATCTGTTATCTATATAAATTGATGCTTTTGAACTGAATTCTATCACTGCTTTCATACTGAGTCAATATTAATAAGCACAAGGAAAGATGAAGGGTTAGAATTGCCCAACAGATGGagtattgattattattattactattttagatGTAAGCTCAGTTTACAAAGTGCCCAAAAAGAATTCTTCAAATTGACACTGACATTTCCTTACTGAAAGATTCAAAAGAGTGATTAAGAAACATtctgaaaaatgagtaaatatatacatacatacatacataaaagctTGGCCTTATGTAGGCTGGGAGAATAATGTGAATGAAAGATTCtaccaaacaaaaacagaaaatacatattttttttcaagcacCCATTCATTAATAGGCCATATGCTCCACCATAAAATAAggatgatcattttttaaaaactgaaattatatacattttttataatttaatggtACCTATGTGGAAATCAAAGAtacaatttttaacatttttagaaaaaatctctaaacatgtggaaattaaacatatacttaaataaataatacatagacCTAAGAGGGAGTCTTAAAAAtatactgagaaaataaaactatcaatCCTGAATTGCAAACCCAGGTAAATTACCATTCAAAAGCAAGgacaaattaatttattaaaataattttcagatattttttagaCCTGGATGTTTACCACTTCCTGAGGGAACTACTACGTTAAACGCATAAATACACAGACCAAGAGGCTGAGAGAAAACAGAATagtaataaagttttaaaaggtagaaagcaaagcaaagagatACCTAATATTAGGCTTAATAGatctaaaaaggaataaaactaaGTTAACACTGGGGAAACCTCAAAAATCAAGTTAAATTATGCTAGAATAACTCTTCTAATAGTGCAGACTGTACAGCCTTTAACCATCCAAAGAGCCTAAttaacagaaatctcacagaggaagacatagacacggccaacacgcacatgagaaaatgctctgcatcacttgccatcagggaaatacaaatcaaaaccacaatgagataccacctcacaccagtgagaatggggaaaattaacaaggcaggaaaccacaaatgttggagaggatgcagagaaaagggaaccctcttgcactgttggtgggaatgtgaactgctgcagccactctggaaaactgtgtggaggttcctcaaagagttaaaaatagacctgccctacaacccagcaactgcactgctggggatttaccccaaagatacagatgcaatgaaataccgggacacctgcaccccgatgtttctagcagcaatgtccacaatagccaaactctggaaggagcctcggtgtccatcgaaagataaatggatgaagatgtagtttatgtatacaatggaatattcctcagccattagaaatgacaaatacccaccatttgcttcaacgtggatggaactggagggtattatgctgagtgaaataagtcactcggagaaggacaaacattatatggtctcattcatttggggaatataaataatattgaaagggaatagaagggaagggagaagaaatgtgtgggaaatatcagaaagggagacagaacataaagactcctaactctgggaaatgaactaggggtggtggaaggggaggagggcgggggtgggggtgactgggtggcgggcactgaggggggcacttgacgggatgagcactgttattctgtatgttggcaaattgaacaccaataaaaaataaatttattattaaaaaaacaaagcctaaTTAATTTAAATACGTAGCTATTGAACATCTATTATAAGTGGCAAAGTATAGACATtggaaaaccataaataaatacatggttCCCTCACAATAGGAATACTGAGTCTGTAGAAATAGGGATAGGAAGGattatttatgtaattaattGTATTTACATTCTATCTGCTAGGCATCCTGATAAGAACACCAAATGGATAATCTAATAATCATGCTTAGTGAAATTCATAAATTGAACCTCAGTTGGGTTTCCTAAAGTTGTTGTACAAACCTAAAACCTCTGTTTAGTTCATTGACCCTCCTGGTCTCTGagatgttttttttcctctgaactaTCTGCTATTAACTTATAGACACTTTCCTTGATTATAATtccattgaaaaaataaaagtaatcagaGGAAAGCTTACTTGTATCACACATGCTGTGCCTTATTTCTTACTGTGTAGAGCAAACTGGATATGCCCTTACAAAATATTAACCTCTCCACTTCACACTGGTTTCTTTGCTCTCCACCACTCTCAAAGATATGCTTCTGGaaggttttccatttttcatccatgataattcttctctctttttttttttttttttttttttccggagaACCTATTTTTATGCCCGGTTGAGACCCTGAGTTTCTTCTCTCCATGTAGAAGGGTACAGCAGTGTCAGGGCACAATGAGGTCAGTATCTGCTCCTCACCAAACCACCCCCACCAGCTGCTGGGCCACCGCTCTAATGCCAACTGATGAggagctgagccagccagctttCCTCAGGATGGACAATGgcttcatgagaaacacaaaaatattcgCAGTAAAATAAGGAGTCTCTATCTTAACCAGAAAGGGGGTGCGAATGGTGGCATCTCAGGCACTGAGGCAGGCGAGGGGAGATGGGGTTTGAGGATTAAGGGTCTCCCGCGGTGCGGGGGGGGGCTGTCCTCCCCTCTCTGTATTGACAGTATCTGATCCCCATCAGGCTGCTTCCCACCTACTCTCCTCTCGAAGTGCAGGTACCTCTGAAACCCCCTCAGAGAGCCCAGAAGGTGGCCACATGTCTGACACACAGGCCCCAGATCCTGCTCGCCCTTGGCTTGGTTAACATTTTGATTGTTAAAACTTTTCTACTTTCTGCCCTAAAGTTTTCAGtatgtaatataaatttattatatatactttatacataTTTGTAATTAATCTAAACCCACATTCAAATGACATTATACTGTTTCATGGGTAGTGCAGATACCTTAGAACATAGTTTTCCCAACTCCTCTCACCTCCTCTCTTATTACATCACTGTCATTCACTTCACTGTCCCTAAGCTATAGTCAACTATCTTCTTGCTAccattattttaaacaaagtgtTTAAAATCAAGGTTTGTATTTTATCATTGTTTatctgttctttattcttttatttatataattccaAATCTCTGAGCTCTGTGATTTGTTGTTCTCTATGAAGAGCATCATTTGACATTTCTCAAAGGCAGCTTTTTTGGCAATAAATTTTCTCCATTTGTATCTGAGAAAGCTATTATCTCTCTTTCACTCTGGAAGTTACTTTTACTGCATACAGAAGTATAGGGAGTTTTTATCTTccaatactgaaatatttatttcactctATTTTCTTCTTGCTTAAATGGTACCTGTAGAGAActccaatgcattttttttatccTTGCCCCTTTATTTGTAAGGATTCTGCCACACATAAGgttattatttgtatttgataTTCTGAAGTTTTAAGGTAATATACAttagtatagattttttttgtctttatattgcTCAGAGTTCTCAGggttttcagatttttatggATTGGTTGTTAGTAattcattttgggggaaaaaatcagccATTATTATCCCaaatattgtttctgtttctctcattctctttttggTATTTTCATGATGTGCATGTTGCATATTTTGTCTTTGCTCTACAGTTCTTGAaaatttccttctgtctttcttcttttacctTTCAATTTCAGTTTTTGAAGTTTCCACTGACAAATACTCAACCTGAAAAATTCTTTCCTTAGCTATGCCCAATCTACTGATGAGCATAAATTATGCAACCTTCATTTCTGTTATACTGTTTCAATTTCTAGCTTTGCCTTTTGATTCTTTACTGGAATTTGCATCTATGCTTACATGATCTATCAATCTTGAATGTTTTCCACTTGTTTACCATTAGAAATTATAACATATGTTTATAGTATTATAAAATTCATAGTCCTATATTTCCCAAAATGCTACCTAAGTCTCGTTGTGATActtattctttcctttcaggctgtttttaaaatgccttatAATTTGTGTTCAAAGTCattgtatctctttttttaataatgataacATGCCAAATATAAACAAATTGGACACTATTAACATGATAAGGATAAACTATTACAAAAGTGAAAGGTccaaggacacctgagtggctcagtcagttaagtattcaATCTTGATTcaggctcaggtcaggatctcagaattgtgagactGAGCTGTCAGGTTCTacaatgggcatggagcctgcttaaaattccctctctccttcttcctacGCCCtagtccctttctttctctctttccatatctaaataaataaataacaaggttTACAGCTTGAATTGAACTCAATTTGATGTGTACAAGggttatttagtattttaaagagaatatgaGAAATAATGGTGAGAGTGAACAGAGACTCACTAGAGTCTTGGTAGCAAAAAATGtcacatacataaaaaaataaaagacaataaaagataAGATATTAGTACATATGAAACACATGGAAGTATATGAAAAACATACAgttaatatcattttcaatgggaaaaaactgagagctttttctcatggtcaggaagaagacagggatgcccacgctcaccactgttatttaacatggtACTGGATGTTCTAGACACAGCAATCAgatagcaaaaagaaacaaaaagcatccaaactggtaaggaagaagtcaaactctccctatttgcaaatgacatgatacttcTATAAAAAACCTGAACGTCTCCACCAAAAATTTACTAGGAAtgatatatgaattcagtaaagttgcaggatacaaaatcaacttACAGATACCTTTTACATTTACATACACCAATAACGAATCAGTGAAAGACAAACTAATGATTAGTCACATTTAAAATTGccctcaaaataataatataacatggaataaacctaaccaaataagTAAAGGCCTGTAccctgaaaaccataaaacattgatgaaagagattgaggatgacacaaaggAGTGGAAAGGCATTCCAGGCTCATGAAGTGAAAGAACAAACATTGTCAAATTGTCTAGACTGCCCAAAGCAATGTACACACTGCATACAATCACTATCAGAATGCCACTGGCGTTCTTCACCGAGCTAGAACAAGATGCAGAAGAGGAGAACACAAGTAGTATCTTCTTTGACATCAACCATATAAACTTCTTTTTAGACACAtatcctgaggcaagggaaacaaaagcataatAGGCTattgggacttaaaaaaaaaaaaaaagcttttgcacagcaaagtaaGCAATCATCAAAACTGAAAGGTAGCACATGGAATGGAAGAGGTTATTTGCAATGATGTATCTGAAAAACAGATAGTATTcaagtatataaagaatttatataactcaATCACCCATAATACAagtattccaattaaaaaatggacagaaggcaAGAAgactgaagagtagggtccccaagccacctgtccccaccaaattacctagataaccttcaaatcatcctgaaaatctacgaattcggcctgagatttaaagagagaccagctggaatgctacagtgagaagagctcgcgcttctatcaaggtaggaagacggggaaaaagaaataaagacacaaaaggcctccaagggggaggggccccgcgaggagccgggctgaggccggggcgagtgtccccaggacaggagagccccgtcccggaggagcaggagctgcaccaaccttcccaggcggaaaggggctcgcagggagttggagcaggacccaggagggcggggatgccctcgggctcccggggacactaacagacacctgcgccccaggagagtgcgccgagctccctaagggctgcagcgcgcacggcgggacccggagcagctcgggggggctcgggcagaggaagaggctccgcggagggggctgcggggcgggagcagctgcgGGGGGCGGCTCggaggcggctccgcggagggggttgcggggcgggagcagaatccaacagcacaggccccggagcacagggcgccagacacagcccaggatccggcctcccccgggacaggcagaggccgggagggcccaggccccaaggacgctcctgccccgagctgagcagatcagcagccccgccgggagcctccaggccctgtagacagagagctccggagttact contains:
- the LOC112675136 gene encoding olfactory receptor 2H1-like, encoding MLVVQLSLKIHSQNLTYNYVPTLMPKALGITNNSFQVGFILLGFSEWPHLEMILFWIVIILYTMIILSNSTIILLSYVDPHLYTPMYFFLSNLSFLDLCFTTTAVPQMLYNLWGPDKSITYTGCVIQLSVLLCLGATEGVMLVVMAFDRYVAICQPLHYTIIMHHQFCWKLVLIAWMSGLMESVTQSPITFQLPLYTHHHLDDFICEVPAFIRLACGNTSAIEWQMTISADLFTIVPMGLILTSYGYIAQALGKIQSKDGRQKAIATCSSHLTVVLMFYGTVAMVYTDPKNDFASNYGKLFTFFYTLVTPLLNPLIYTLRNKEVKDALQRLLKKWMCKWKK